aagtgacagctcatgatggagaggatgtggagcaagaggaCAGTCCCCCATTGCCAGTAGAATtgtctttggaaatcaatatgtctAATTCTGAGAAAAGTgagaataaatctaaaacaagTCCAAGCTACACCACCCCTGGTCATGCACCCAAAGAACACtccatcataccacaaggacaatgatgcaactatgttcataccaacTTATTTTTGTAAAAGTGAGAACATGAACACAGTATAGATgctcctcaattgaagaatggatgaagaaatgtggcacatttacacaatgaaatattattcaaatcaatgacatcatgaaattcaaAGATAAATGGAACTAATAAccctgagtgatgtaacccagacccagaaaaataaacagggtgtatactcacttataagttaATATTACCTGTAAAGTTAAGGATAATCATGCCATAATTCAGAAACCCAAAGAAGCTTGgtaatggggggtggggggacgcTCAAGGGGAAAATTCAGATTTCCTTAGTAGTAAGAGATGTTTTTAGTGGACTGGCAGTGGGTAGGGGTGGGAACATGAGTGGTCAGTTGGTGGTTTGAGGGGTAAATACTGAAAATCCTCACTGGATAGGTTATTATTTCAGTGGCAGGTGGAAGCCTGATTTGATGgtaactcccaggaatctacaaagatgaccccaactaagacttcTAGAAAAGTCGCAAGCGCTGTGCGAGCCGCCCGAAGGGTATATTTACCAGGCTGTTTCTGAGTGTGGATTGTAACCTTTGGTAAGAAAATGTCGTCCATCTTGCCATTCACTCCGCCAGTGGTGAAAAGACTTCTGGGATGGAAAAAATCAGCCAGTGGGTCTGGAGGAGCAGGTGGCAGGGAACAGAAAGGACAAGAAGAAAAGTGGTGTGAGAAAGCCGTGAAAAGTCTGGTGAAGAAGCTAAGGAAAACAGGACGATTAGATGAGCTCGAGAAAGCCATCACCACTCAGAACTGCAATACTAAGTGTGTCACCATCCCCAGCACTTGCTCTGAAATTTGGGGACTGAGTACACCAAATACGGTAGAACAGTGGGATACAACAGGCCTTTACAGCTTCTCTGAACAAACCAGGTCTCTTGATGGCCGTCTCCAGGTTTCGCACCGGAAAGGGCTGCCACATGTTATATACTGCCGGTTATGGCGTTGGCCGGACCTTCAGAGCCATAATGAGCTCAAGGCAATTGAAAACTGTGAATATGCTTTTAATCTGAAAAAAGATGAAGTGTGCGTAAATCCTTACCACTACCAGAGAGTTGAGACACCAGTTTTGCCTCCAGTATTAATGCCTCGGCACACAGAGATCCTGACAGAACTGCCGCCTCTGGATGATTATACCCACTCCATTCCAGAAAACACTAATTTCCCAGCAGGAATTGAGCCACAGAGTAATTACATCCCAGAAACGCCACCACCTGGATATATCAGTGAAGATGGAGAAACAAGTGATCAACAGTTGAACCAAAGTATGGACACAGGCTCCCGAGCTGAGCTGTCTCCTACCACTCTTTCTCCTGTCAATCACAGCTTGGATTTGCAGCCTGTTACCTACTCGGAGCCTGCCTTTTGGTGTTCGATAACATATTATGAACTGAACCAGAGGGTTGGAGAGACCTTCCATGCCTCACAGCCCTCGCTTACTGTGGATGGCTTTACAGACCCATCGAACTCGGAGAGGTTCTGCTTGGGTTTGCTCTCCAATGTTAACCGAAATGCTACTGTAGAAATGACAAGAAGGCATATAGGAAGGGGAGTACGCTTGTATTACATAGGTGGGGAAGATTTTGCCGAGTGCCTAAGTGATAGTGCAATCTTTGTGCAGAGCCCCAACTGTAACCAGAGATACGGCTGGCATCCTGCAACAGTGTGTAAAATTCCTCCAGGCTATAACctgaagatcttcaacaaccagGAATTTGCAGCTCTTCTGGCTCAGTCTGTCAATCAGGGTTTTGAAGCCGTTTATCAGCTAACTCGAATGTGCACCATAAGAATGAGTTTTGTgaaggggtggggagcagagtACCGGAGGCAGACAGTAACAAGTACTCCTTGCTGGATTGAACTTCATCTGAATGGCCCTCTGCAGTGGTTGGACAAAGTATTAACTCAGATGGGATCCCCTTCAGTGCGATGCTCGAGTATGTCATAAAGCCCATCACTAGTCGAGTCCATCGAGAGACTTCGTGTAACAACCTCTCTGTCATAGTATTTGTGTATGATCCCGTGGACTGTTTGCTATCCCAAAATTCCAGAGTGAAAACAGCACTTGAGGTCTCATCAGTTAAAGCAACTTGTGGAATCTGTTTCCTATATTTGAATATTAGATGGGAAAATTAGTGTCTAGAAATGCCCTCcgcaaaagggaagaaaagacttAAAGACTTAGTGATATCTTGTTGGGCATAAGACAGTGTCCCAAAGGTTATTAATAACAGTAGTAGTTATGTGTACAGGTAATGTATCAAGACCCAGTATTGCAGTACTATGCTGTTTGTATACATTTTTAGTTTGCATAACTGAGGTGTGTGTGCTGCTTCTTGGTCTAGGCAAGCCTTTATAAAGTTacagtaccaaaaaaaaaagactcctagaAAAGGAGAATGAGTAGCTTGAGTTAGCTACCTCCTGTGACCACGCAAGACTACCAGTGGAGGCTCTTGTTCACCAACTCAGTAACATAAATTTTGATCTTAAAATCTCTCTGGTCTATGTGATGTTGTAGGCTGCCAGTGACACAGAGATGGTGGGAGTTGCCAAGCAATGATTTGTCCAGTCTGTGACATATGACAAAAGAGTTAGCCctcccctgacactgcctggagggaCAGGACCTAGAGACTAAATGGTTCAGAaacctaggataaaaccaaacacaactggatAAACAAAtatcaatgtaatgatgcctaatgatattcagCTGTACTTAAAAATTAATTCCTAAATTTGgcatcaacttaccccaagatccagtaataccactcttgaaaatatacccaagagatgccctatcatatgacaaaagcatttgttcaactatgttcatagcagcattgtttgtaatagtcagaacctggaaacaacctagatgcccttcaatgaaagaatggatgaagaaagtgtggaatatatacatattagagtactactcagtggtaaaaaaacaatgacatcgtgaatttttcatgcaaatggatggaaatagaaaacattatcctgagtgaggtatcccagacccaaaaggatgaacatgggatgtactcattcataattggtttctagccgtaaataaaggacattgagcatataatttgtgatcctagagaagctaaataagaaggtg
The sequence above is drawn from the Chionomys nivalis chromosome 5, mChiNiv1.1, whole genome shotgun sequence genome and encodes:
- the LOC130874603 gene encoding mothers against decapentaplegic homolog 2-like → MSSILPFTPPVVKRLLGWKKSASGSGGAGGREQKGQEEKWCEKAVKSLVKKLRKTGRLDELEKAITTQNCNTKCVTIPSTCSEIWGLSTPNTVEQWDTTGLYSFSEQTRSLDGRLQVSHRKGLPHVIYCRLWRWPDLQSHNELKAIENCEYAFNLKKDEVCVNPYHYQRVETPVLPPVLMPRHTEILTELPPLDDYTHSIPENTNFPAGIEPQSNYIPETPPPGYISEDGETSDQQLNQSMDTGSRAELSPTTLSPVNHSLDLQPVTYSEPAFWCSITYYELNQRVGETFHASQPSLTVDGFTDPSNSERFCLGLLSNVNRNATVEMTRRHIGRGVRLYYIGGEDFAECLSDSAIFVQSPNCNQRYGWHPATVCKIPPGYNLKIFNNQEFAALLAQSVNQGFEAVYQLTRMCTIRMSFVKGWGAEYRRQTVTSTPCWIELHLNGPLQWLDKVLTQMGSPSVRCSSMS